A portion of the Microbispora sp. ZYX-F-249 genome contains these proteins:
- a CDS encoding formylglycine-generating enzyme family protein: MIRVPAGRLLLRDEGTRTNWVGAVGDFLLAPFPVTRELYRSVTGEAVVSSAGPLTPITEVSWIDAVRFCNRLSESVGLTPCYAIGDDPDAQDVVCDWDADGYRLPSEAEWEYACRAGTTGVRYGELDEIAWHRENSGGRVHDVGTRKPNAWGLHDMIGNVWEWCWDVYDASVYGPYRVFRGGGAHDLPRGCRASCRRKSHPTFRIDDLGFRLARSV, from the coding sequence ATGATCCGAGTTCCCGCGGGGAGGCTTCTCCTCCGGGACGAGGGGACGCGGACCAACTGGGTGGGCGCGGTCGGGGACTTCCTGTTGGCGCCCTTTCCGGTGACCCGGGAGCTGTATCGGTCCGTCACCGGCGAGGCCGTGGTGAGCTCGGCGGGACCGCTGACGCCGATCACCGAGGTGTCCTGGATCGACGCCGTCCGGTTCTGCAACCGCCTTTCAGAGTCGGTGGGACTGACTCCCTGCTATGCGATCGGGGACGACCCCGACGCGCAGGACGTGGTCTGTGACTGGGACGCGGACGGATACCGCCTGCCGTCCGAGGCGGAGTGGGAATACGCCTGCCGGGCCGGGACGACCGGGGTGCGGTACGGGGAGCTCGACGAGATCGCCTGGCACAGGGAGAACTCCGGCGGGCGCGTGCACGACGTGGGGACCAGGAAGCCGAACGCGTGGGGCCTGCACGACATGATCGGCAACGTTTGGGAATGGTGCTGGGACGTCTACGACGCGAGTGTCTACGGCCCTTACCGGGTTTTCCGGGGCGGAGGGGCACATGATCTGCCCCGGGGATGCCGGGCGTCGTGCCGCCGCAAGAGCCATCCGACGTTCCGCATCGACGACCTCGGCTTCCGCCTCGCGAGATCCGTCTGA